TCCTGCACAGCTCTTGCTCTCGCACGGGTCTCGCACGGGTCTCACATGGTTCTCACAACGCAGCGCACCCCAtaggaggaggggagggaccCGCCACCAGCTCCCCCCACTTCTGCCCGGGGGCTGGTGAGGAGGGAAGTCACCGTTGCTCCAGGCAGGGGAGGGGGCCTGAGCGTcctcctgtgcctcagtttcccctctgcAACCAGGGCACCCGGGACCCTCTGCGTGGGACCTGGGACAGCATCCCCCAGCTAAGGGACTGGGCATCAGGCCCTGCCATGGGGACCCTGCACCCACCACCTTCTGCACCCACCACCCTCAGCCCCGTAGGGACACCCCGTGTGTGCGCCCCCCACTTCCATCCCACGGCCAGGGTAGAGGGGAACTGCGGGATAGAGGCCGGGACCATATGGGGAACCAGCGGGCGACCTTCTTCCCCTGGCTGCCAGGGGGGCTGCGGGAGAGGGGATGAGAGAAGGAATATTCCCAGCCTTGTTGCCATGGCTTCCCATCAGGATGCGCTTGCATCATGGCCAGTCTGAGGGGTGCAGGGGTCCCCACGGGGCTCAGGGCCGGGGTGTGGGGGTCCCCGTGGGGCTCAAGGTCAGGGGCTCCGCAGCACCACATCCGAGCAGGAGCGCAGGGACAAGCGGGGGGGCTCCGGGCATCAGCGCCAGCAGATGAACACGTTTTGGAGCTGGTGACGTCTGCTCCGGCATCACCGAGGCAGGAAAACAAGCGGCAGAGCGCGATTCCAGCCCCGTGGAGCCGAGCAGCCTCCGGGGCATCGCGCCCACCATGTGCCCCCGGGGCCGGCCAGCGGGGTCGCAGTGGGCCGGGGGGCTCCGCTGAGACCCAGCCATGGGGCCGTGGCggtggctgctgctctggtgcTGGCACACGGCGCTGCTCCATGGCCAGCACCCGCAGGACAGCCCCGTCCAGCCGGCGGGATGGTCCCCGGCTCCATCACCCTCCTGGGTGCCCACAGCGGGGCCGGGAGCGCCGGGGGACACCGAGGGCTCGGCGGCGGCGCTGGCGTTCCTGCAGACGGGCGATGCGCAGCGCCTGGCCCGAGCCAACTGCAGCCGGGGGGTCCCGGCGGGGGCCGCGGGTCCCGGTCCCCCCCCGGCGCTGCGAGCTGCCCTTCGTGCTGTCCCCGAGGCGCTGGCCCACGCCGCCAACTTCCTCAACATGCTCTTCCAGACCAACGACATCCGCGAGGCCAGCGTGGCCGAGGACGTGGAGTGGTACCAGGCACTGGTGCGCAGCCTGGCCgaggggcacccatgggtgcgcCGGGTGGTGCTGGCCCTCGACGCTCACCCGCTGGCCGCCAAGCccctgctgatgctgcaggCTACCAAGGAGGATGGCCAGATCCTGCTCCAGGATGTCTCCGCTGCTGCTCCAAGCCTCGGTAACCTCAGCTGGGACAACGAGTGGTTCAATGCCCTTAAATCCCAGAGGACCCCCGTCCTCCGCAAGCGGGTGCTCAGCAATGACCTGCACAGCATGGACACCCCCAAGTGGCAGCGGGGTGACAGCTACGTGGGGGACCCGAGCCACGTGCGGTGGTCCCCACCATTCCTCGAGTGCCGGGATGGCAGGTTCCTGCCCGCCTGGGCGGTCACgctctcctctgctttctatGGGCTCAAGCCAGACCTCAGCCCTGAGTTCAAGTAAGTGGCACCCGGAGGGGCTGGGTGGGATGTAAAGAGGGTTGGGGTGTGCCCTGTGTCCATGCTGGGGAGTGCAGTTGGATGCAGCGccctggggtgcaggcaggatggtgccagcatcctgcctgcatCTATGTGTGTGTGGGTATTTGCACATCCATAGGCACGGTGTGGACCCCTGTCCCCACTCAGGCTGCCACCCCCCGAGCCCCCCAGCCTGCCACAGCCACTCTGGGGGGTGGGTGACCCAGGCTGGGCCCCTCCTGGAGGGGTCCCtgctgcaccccagcaccccctgtGCAAGCAGCCACGGCGGGTggcagtggggagggaagggggctCCTGGGTTTAGTCCCAGAAAAGGGACGTGTCCCTGTTCCCAAGGGGGATGCCGTGTCCCCCTCGGAGCACTCAGGGGAGAGGGTTGGTCCCGCAGGATGAGGGATGGCACCGGGGCCCACCCCAGCACCTCCTATTTCCCAACCATTTGCTTTAAAGCCCCTTTTGAGAGGCAGAATTCACAGCCAggacctgctgctcctgctcctgctccaacCTCCCCCAGATGCAGCTCCAAAGGGGGCacgtatcatagaatcatagaaccatagaatggtttaggttggaagagaccttaaagctcatccagctccaaccccctgccacgggcagggacaccttccactagagcaggttgctccaagcccctgtgtccaacctggccttgaacactgccagggatggggcagccacagcttctctgggcaccctgtgccagcccaAGCACCCACCATCGCCATGGCTGTGTCCTCCCTGGTGCCTGTCCCAGTGGCAGCAGTGGGACATGGAGCCCACGCTGGTTGGGGACACGGGGCTGACCCTGTCCCTCTGCACAGGGGTGTCGTGCGGGTGGACATCGAGCTGCGGGACGTGGCCATTGATCAATGTGCCAGCGGGCCGGGCTGGTTCGCAGACACACACCGCTGCGACCTCAACAGCACCCAGGTACCATccaccagcaccctgcaccCCATCCCCTCAGCCGGCAGGGCACCgcactgtccccatccctccctccgACTGAGCTTTATCCCCTCCCGGCCCATCCATctgcttccttcagctgcagcGGAGGGGTTTATTGTGCAAATCTGccctccctgtgccagcagcagcgtGTGACCTGGTGCTCCCTGCCCAGACGCCACGGGGATGGTGGGCACCGGTGGGACAATCACCCCCATTCCCTTCGGTGGTGCCCACCAGAGCGAGCTGGAGATGCCAAAGCCTGTTTGAGGGCTTGGCACAACCATCAGCATCCCCAAGCAGGGCAAACCCCGCAGCCACCCAGCTCAGTGAGGCTCAGGATCCCACCCCAAAAAGCTGTCCCCAAGTGGGAAAGGCGTCACcagcttctctttcctccagAGGGATGGGCTCTGGTGCTGGGAATCTCTCCAGGACACAACAatacccagagaagctgccagcacagcccgTTGGGGGCAGGATCCGGGCAGCGGGATTAGGGCAGCGCCGCTGCCGTCACGGCTGGGCAGGATTAGTGCTCTCTGCTGCATTATGTGTCCATTTAGGGTTTAGGGAGGGATTTAAGGGCCAAGCTTTGGCTTTTAATTCTTCAGTGTTTAACCACTGATTCCTCCTGGGCAGGGGGGAGAGCGGCCTGGGGTGAGGTACCCATGAGATGGGGGATGCTGGATCCCCTGGTGtggggggatggagggatggggggagtGTTTGGGATGTGGGATGAGCCCTTCCATGCatctcagcctgtctccttCAGTGTATCCCGCAGGAGAGCCACGGCTTCGTCCTCGGGAGATACCAGTGCCGGTGCAAGCCGGGCTTTTACGGGGCCAGTGGAGCAGCCAGTGGTGCCCAGGCAGGTGGGTGCCATGTCCAGGGATCCCCATTTCACCCAGTGGGACATGGCCGCAGCAGTGGGGTCCAGGGCTGGGGGGGATTTGGGAAGCCCAAGCCCATTCTCTGGCAGGGAAAGTGCCTCCAAGGGATGCAGTGATTGTAACCACAAGTAACGAGTGAtagaagaggaaatggcctcaagctgcgccagggaggtttagatggagatgaggaacaattccttccccaaagggtgctcaggcattggaacaggctgcccagggcagggctggagtcaccgtccctgcaagtgttcacacaccgtgtagccgaggcctcagtgccatgggttagtggtggccttggcagcacTGGGGAACCATAGGACTCACtcaatcttaaaggtcttttccaaccctgtTGGTTCTATGATAATTCCATGATTCCATTCCAGGCACGGCAGGGGCAGAAGCGGGGGCCCTGTTGGGATGCCGGCCCTGCCGCCAAGGATGCTCCACCTGCGAGGACGATGCTCCCTGCCTGATCCAGGAGGACCGGGCGCTGCGGGCGGCCGTGCTCTCCTGCCAGGCCTGCTGCATGCTGGCCATCTTCCTCAGCATGCTGGTCTCCTACCGCTTCCGACGGAGCAAGGCAAGGTGTCCCCGTGTTCCATCCCCCCTGtcctgctcccatcccacccccaaaccccacgGGCTCAAGGGGGGAtctccctgccctggctccaTCCCGAGGCTCCTGGCTGCATCCTCACACCTCTGTCCCTACAGAGGATCCGGGCATCCGGAATCATCCTCCTGGAGACAATCCTCTTCGGGTCCCTCCTCCTCTACTTCCCAGTGAGTATCCAGTGGGAACAGGACTGAAAAACCTCCGGGCTGGGGTTTCAGAGCCCCTGCAGCCTGCTGAGGGTGCGGAGCTGGCCCCAAGCAGGGCATGGGCACAACTCCACCTCATTGTTAATTTCGCTGGCACAGCCCCCGGTGGCTCCGGTATAAACCTTCTCGGGAAACCAAATCCCTTTTCTCCTGCTGGCTGCGGGAATTAATCCCTGCCCAaatcccttctccctccctgtgGCGGGTGCTGTAGAGGCAAGGGGGGAAGGATGGCAGCGGGGCTGGCCTGAAAGTAGGGTGAGTGCAgtctgtgtccagctctggggcaacagcacaagagggacgtggagctgctggagcgaggccagaggaggccccggagctgctgcgagggctggagcagctctgctctggagccaggctgagagagctgggctggggcagcctggagaagagaaggctcctgaaggggagaccttagagcagctccagtgcctaaaggggctccaggaaacctggagaggggctttggacaagggcctgtagggacaggccaaggggaatggctttaacctgcccgaggggagactgagatgagctctgaggcagaagctcttccctgtgagggtgctgaggcgctggcacagggtgcccagagaagctgtggctgctccatccctggcagtgttcaaggccaggttggacacaggggcttggagcaacctgctctagtggaaggtgtccctgcccgtagcggggggttggagctggatgagctttaaggtcccttccaacacaacccattccatgattctctggTTTCCGAgtctccatccatccccattCCACCACCAAcccctctctccccccaccTCAGGTGTTCATCCTGTACTTCAAGCCCAGCATCTTCCGCTGCATCGTCCTGCGCTGGGTCCGCATGCTGGGCTTCACCATCGTCTACGGCACCATCACCCTCAAGCTGTACAGGTACCGGGATGGGGGGGGGCTGGATGCTTGTGCCCCCCATAGCGGGGACCCACTGGGGCTCACCCCTCTGCTCCTCACAGGGTGCTGAAGGTGTTCCTGTCCCGCACGGCCCAGCGGGTGCCCTGTGTGTCAAGTGGGCGGGTGTTGAAGATGCTGGGGCTGATCCTGGTCCTGGTGCTGTGGTTCCTGGCGGCCTGGACCATCGGGATGCTGGAGAACGTCGACAAGAACATCCCGTTGGTGATCCGCACCCAGACCGCCCGCGGGCTCCACTTCTACATCTGCGGCCACGACCACTGGGACTACATGATGGTGATCGGTGAGACCAGCCCCCGCGgtgtccccccagccccaggaccCCATCCCATGAATGCAGCCTTTCCTCGTCTGTTTAATCTTCCTGGAGCCtggaagcagggctggggcacccGAGCTGCCTCCCATTCTCTCCTCTGAGCATCCCCAGGACTCGCCCTGGTGCAGGGTACATCACTGGGTGCTGAACCCTGGTGACGTGCAGGGATGTGCCACAGGATGCTCTGCACCAGAGCCAGCAGATGAACCCGCAGGGCTGGATGTGCCCCAAGGCAGGGAGGTCCCAGTGGGtagcagcaccagcacccattAGAAcacactggcagcagcagggtgatGGTGCTGGGTGCTCAGCACCGCTCCCACTGCTCCCTCCCACAGCCGAAATGCTGttcctgctgtggggcagcttCCTGTGCTACACCACACGCACCGTGCCCTCCGCCTTCCACGAGCCCCGCTACATGGGCATTGCGCTGCACAACGAGCTCATGATCTCGGCCACCTTCCACGTGGTCAGGTAGGACACGGGGCTGCAAAGAGCTGGGAAATGCGATTCCCATCCCTGGGAACACCAAGGAACCGGTGGCAAATCCCCTTCCAGGTTCATCATGGTCCCCTCGCTGCACCCCGACTGGACGCTGCTGCTCTTCTTCGCTCACACCCACAGCACCATCACCATGACCCTGGCGCTGCTCTTCATCCCAAAGGTAACGCTCATCCCAAAGGATccaaggggaggggaaagggggttCCCGGTGTTTCGGGGCCCCCCAGGTGAGCTCGCCCCTCGCCCCCCGCAGTTCCTGCACACGGGCTCGCCGCTGCGGGAGGAGATCACGGCCGAGGTCTATGAGGACGAGCTGGACATGCGGCACTCGGGCTCCTGCCTCAACAGCAGCATCGCGTCCGCCTGGAGCGAGCACAGTCTCGACCCCGATGACATTCGGGTGGGTGGCACACTCAGGACCTTCTTTTGACGCTAGCTATGCAGAGTAAGAGGTGCCTTTTGCAATCTTTCTCCTGGTGCGAAGCAGATGGGGTGGGAAGAAGGCGGaggggggggtgttgggtgaaCCACCAAAGCCATGAGTGAGGAAACCTCCTGCACCCCTTGGGTTGGAGGGGTGGGGACACGGGGACTAGTTCGTGGGTGCAGCCGCAGCCCCGTTGGACGcgctctcctctccctcctctctgcccGCGGCACAGGAGGAGCTGAAGAAGCTTTACAGGCAGCTGGAGGTGCAGAGGACGTGGCGGATGGTGGCGCACAACCCTCACCTCCCCAAGCAGCGCAGCTCCCGCCGCAGCCTGGCCCGCTCCATCGCCCGCCGCGTCACCGAGCTGCCCGAGGCGCTGGCGCGCCGCCGCAGCAGCCGCAGCTCCCCGGCCACGCAGCTCCTCGATGCGGGTACCACCAACGCGAGGATGCGGGATGATGGTTCCCGCAGCACTGAGGGGTCCTGGGGGGGTTCACCCATCCTTCTTCTCCCCCGGGAGCCCGCACCAGGGAGGAAGATGATGGTGGCGACGGCCTCGGAGCAATCCGACAGCGAGTCCCTCGATGCTGCCCCGCTCGTGTGCAAGTCGGCCAGTGCCCACAACCTGGTGGGGGACGGGcagctccccctgccccacgCACCCCTCTTGCACAAGTCGCTCAGCGTGGCGGCCGGGGGGCAGGATGAAGCCCTGCTCGCCGCCAGCCGAGCTGCGTGGGGGAAGCAACACGCTGAGCACCCCTTCACCCCGGCCTTGGGGCACCCCACGGCACAGGGATCCCCCAAGGAAGCTGGGAAGCCCCAAAGCCCCGGTGCTGatgctgtccccagccctgccgAGGGGTGCTCACAGGATGTGTCCCCCCTGGGTGACGGCAAGGTGCAGAAACATGTCACCTACGCACCCATCAAGAGCATCAGTGTCGACGGCTCCCACCACCCAGGGCGGGTGCGGAGGGTGGTGGTGAGGAGAACCCCACCACGGCCCCCCATCCGCTACCAGAGCCTGGGGCAGCATGGCCCAGCGGCCGGGGACAGCCTGGGGGCAGCGGAGCCACCCACAGGACCCCCGGCACGGGTGGGAGAaccagcaggaacagcagcagggatggaggaggaagacCCGGGATGCGCATCACCATCTGCGGGGAAGGGGCCTGCAGTACCCATCCCGGCACAGGTCTGTCCCTGGGAGCTGGTCCAGGAGGAGATCCTGAGCCGGAGGGAAAAAGCCACCAAAGCAGCAGAGTCGGGGACCACCGGTGACACAGCAGCCATCCCACCCAGCACCAAACCATCCGCCCAGAAGACGTCCCTCCGGAGCCTGGGACTCGCCGTCAAAGCCTTCAACCGCTCCAGGGGGAAAAGCATCttgaaggggaagagggagggcGAGGGGAGCCTCAGGAAAAGGGGGCACGAGCAGGaggggggcagcaggagggagaggccGAGCCTGGCAAAGGCATCGGCCGTGTCCTTCGCAGGGACCACAGGCCCTGAGCAGGACTTTTCCCAGCACAACAACAGCACAGCGGGCTGGGGGgacagcccagccctgggcacGGGCGATGGAGAGGAGCTGGCTGAGGAGCCCGGTGCTCCCCATGGGGGTGCAGATGCAGCGCACAAGGTCCCACCAAGCGCTGGCCACCAAGAAGGAGCTGAACGTCCCCGTGAGCCCCCGGTGGTggtggcacagccccagccccagcgaGGGGACGAGGCTGCTGTGGTGGAGCTGGGGAATGATGCTCCTGCGGCCACACCAAAGGAAGGGCTCGAGGAAACCAGCAGGTCCATCCCCTCCCAGGACCACGCAGAGGTGGAGCAGCCACATGCAGGACCCATCGCAAGCAGCTCCCACCCGTCCAGCAGTGATGTGCAGAGAGCGGCTGCTGAGAAGCTGGAGGCTGAGGTTTGTCCCCAAGGAGCCCTGGATGTCCCAGCAGGAGCCATGTGCCACGAGGAGGTGGCTGCCCAAGAAGACACCAGGATCCCACCAGCCAAGGTGCTGGAGAAGGGCAGCAGCCAACCTGAGCCCCTTGGTCCCAGGGACAGTGAGATGGTCCCTGCAAGGAGCCAGAGCAAGGAGCTGGCCCCAGCGGGCAGGCAGGCGCAGGGCTGTCCTAGGGAAACCCAGGCAGATTCCAGCATTGAAACAGGGATCTGCCCCTGGGAGGAGAGCGGGGGggacccccagcaccccagggaagagctgggcaTGGAGAAACCACCAGCAACCCCCTCAGAGCGGCTGGAAGGGCCTTTGGAGGGCAGGAAGGTTGAGGTTTGCCCATGGGAGACCCCGGAACAGGGAAGGACCATGAGAGCAGAAACCTGCCCCTGGGACATGGAGGGGGCTCAGCCGGAGCAGGGGGGCCAGGAAGGAGAGAGGACACGGGTGGTCAAGTGGGGCAAGAGCATCAGGTCAAACTCCCTGGGGTTGGTGGGAGCTCCAAAGCCACCaaatcctgctgccagcagctcgGAGCTGCCAGAAGGGACCCCAAGGAGCGCTCGGGCTTTGGTTTGTCCCTGGGAAGTGGTGGGAGCTGACAGTGGTGCAGAAGGAATTCGCCCTTGGGAAAGGGTAGCAGCCGTATCCAAtgcaaggaaaacagaggaTGGTGAcatttcccaagggaaaaatgGGATTTCCCCACAGGCAGCGGCCCCAGGGGGCACGGGAGGGATGGGTTTGGCTGCAGACAAGGGGAGCACCCAGCAGGGGTGTCCCTATCCCGGGGAGGGTGCggagcagcccagcacagggcttGCAGCAGGACACTCGGCTCTGCCCAAAGCCTCATCCAAGCGAGCAGGAcccatcagcagcagcaaggccaACATTCGTCCATGGGAAGTGGAGGATGAGCCGCTTGCCAAGGCAGAAATCTGCCCTTGGGAAGAGCCTGCAGCTCCATTGGGGAAGGACAGAGCAAGCCAGGACACGCGTGGGACTtccaaaggggaaaacaaaccgGCAACCAGAGGATTGGAGCGTATCAAACCAAAGCTGGCAGAGATGGGTGCCCATCAACCAGAGCACAGGAACACCAAGATCTTCGCAAATCTCATTAGGAAAAGCCTGGAGAGCTCAAAAGCCAAATCCAAGAAATCCCAGAGTATGGAGAGCATCAAGGAGGAAGTTTGTCCATGGGAGAGCCTGGGCACGGAGCAGCCCATGGAGCAGCCGCGTGCCAGGAACCCAGCGCTGCCCAAAGCGCCTCCGGACACTCTGGGCATCCAGAGGACATCCCAGAGCGGGGAGAGCCTGAAGGCAGAGGTGTGTCCCTGGGAGGCTCCAGGGGCTCAATCCATGGATAAAGCAGAGATCTGCCCCTGGGAAGTGGCTGCAGCTCCATCAGGTAAAGAGGAATCAAGACAGGACAAGGATGGTCTGTCCATAGGGAGCAGAAGCTCCTCTACAAGTGAAGGTGCCTTCAAGGAGATTGGGCACAGCACACCCgcagaggagaaagcaagcGAGGAGAGCCTGAAGGCAGAGGTGTGCCCTTGGGAGGCTCCTGAGGCTCAGTCCATGGATAAAGCAGAGATCTGCCCCTGGGAAGTGgctgcagctccatcagctAAAGAGGAATCAAGACAGGACAAGGATGGTCTCTCCATAGGGAGCAGAAGCCCCTCTACCAGTGAAGGTGTCTGCAGAGAGACTGGACACAGCACACccacagaggagaaagcaagcGCTGAGAGCCTGAAGGCAGAGGTGTGCCCTTGGGAGGCTCCAGAGGCTCAATCCATGGATAAAGCAGAGATGTGCCCCTGGGAGGCGGCTGCAGCTCCCTCGCAGCAGCTCAGGGCAAAGCAGGGCCCTGGGGGGGTGCCCAGGGGGGACAAGCGCATCAGGCGCCAGGCAGCGCTGCCCAGCCTGGGGACAGCCCTGGAGAGGGGCAGCAGCGAGCGAGAGGCCGCGTGTCCATGGGAGAGCCTGGACATGGGGCAGCCCATGGAGCAGCCCCGTGCCCGGAGCCCAGCGCTGCCCAGAGCACCTCCGAGGACATCCCAGAGCGGGGAGAGCCTGAAGGCAGAGGTGTGCCCTTGGGAGGCACCAGAGCTTGAATCCATGGATAAAGCAGAGATCTGCCCCTGGGAGGTGGCTGCAGCTCCAACAAGTAAAGAGGAATCAAGACAGGACAAGGATGGTCTCTCCATAGGGAGCAGAAGCTCCTCTACTGGTGAAGGTGTCTGCAGAGAGACTggacacagcacacacacagaggagaaagcaagcaCTGAGAGCCTGAAAGCAGAGGTGTGCCCTTGGGAGGCTCCAGGGGCTCAATCCATGGATAAAGCAGAGATCTGcccctgggaagctgctgcagctccatcagGTAAAGAGGAATCAAGACAGGACAAGGATGGTCTCTCCATAGGGAGAAAGAGCCCCTCTACAAGTGAAGGTGCCTTCAAAAAGATTGGGCACAGCACACCCgcagaggagaaagcaagcGGGGAGAGCCTGAAGGCAGAGGTGTGTCCCTGGGAGGCTCCAGGGGCTCAATCCATGGATAAAGCAGAGATCTGCCCCTGGGAGGTGGCTGCAGCTCCAACAAGTAAAGAGGCATCAAGACAGGACAAGGATGGTCTGTCCATAGGGAGCAGAAGCTCATCTACAAGAGAAGGTGCCTTCAAGGAGATTGGGCACAGCACAcccacagaagagaaagcaagcgGGGAGAGCCTGAAGGCAGAGGTGTGCCCTTGGGAGGCTCCAGGAGCTCAATCCATGGGTAAAGCAGAGATCTGCCCCTGGGAGGTGGCTGCAGCTCCATCAGGTAAAGAGGAATCAAGACAGGACAAGGATGGTCTCTCCATAGGAAGAAAGAGCCCCTCTACAGGTGAAGGTGTCTGCAGAGAGACTGGACACAGCACACCCgcagaggagaaagcaagcGCTGAGAGCCTGAAGGGAGAGGTGTGCCCTTGGGAGGCTCCAGGGGCTCAATCCACGGATAAAGCAGAAATCTGCccctgggaagcagctgcagctccatcagctAAAGAGGAATCAAGACAGGACAAGGATGGTCTGTCCATAGGGAGCAGAAGC
The Strigops habroptila isolate Jane chromosome 19, bStrHab1.2.pri, whole genome shotgun sequence DNA segment above includes these coding regions:
- the GPR179 gene encoding probable G-protein coupled receptor 179 isoform X3, whose protein sequence is MGPWRWLLLWCWHTALLHGQHPQDSPVQPAGWSPAPSPSWVPTAGPGAPGDTEGSAAALAFLQTGDAQRLARANCSRGVPAGAAGPGPPPALRAALRAVPEALAHAANFLNMLFQTNDIREASVAEDVEWYQALVRSLAEGHPWVRRVVLALDAHPLAAKPLLMLQATKEDGQILLQDVSAAAPSLGNLSWDNEWFNALKSQRTPVLRKRVLSNDLHSMDTPKWQRGDSYVGDPSHVRWSPPFLECRDGRFLPAWAVTLSSAFYGLKPDLSPEFKGVVRVDIELRDVAIDQCASGPGWFADTHRCDLNSTQCIPQESHGFVLGRYQCRCKPGFYGASGAASGAQAGTAGAEAGALLGCRPCRQGCSTCEDDAPCLIQEDRALRAAVLSCQACCMLAIFLSMLVSYRFRRSKRIRASGIILLETILFGSLLLYFPVFILYFKPSIFRCIVLRWVRMLGFTIVYGTITLKLYRVLKVFLSRTAQRVPCVSSGRVLKMLGLILVLVLWFLAAWTIGMLENVDKNIPLVIRTQTARGLHFYICGHDHWDYMMVIAEMLFLLWGSFLCYTTRTVPSAFHEPRYMGIALHNELMISATFHVVRFIMVPSLHPDWTLLLFFAHTHSTITMTLALLFIPKFLHTGSPLREEITAEVYEDELDMRHSGSCLNSSIASAWSEHSLDPDDIREELKKLYRQLEVQRTWRMVAHNPHLPKQRSSRRSLARSIARRVTELPEALARRRSSRSSPATQLLDAGTTNARMRDDGSRSTEGSWGGSPILLLPREPAPGRKMMVATASEQSDSESLDAAPLVCKSASAHNLVGDGQLPLPHAPLLHKSLSVAAGGQDEALLAASRAAWGKQHAEHPFTPALGHPTAQGSPKEAGKPQSPGADAVPSPAEGCSQDVSPLGDGKVQKHVTYAPIKSISVDGSHHPGRVRRVVVRRTPPRPPIRYQSLGQHGPAAGDSLGAAEPPTGPPARVGEPAGTAAGMEEEDPGCASPSAGKGPAVPIPAQVCPWELVQEEILSRREKATKAAESGTTGDTAAIPPSTKPSAQKTSLRSLGLAVKAFNRSRGKSILKGKREGEGSLRKRGHEQEGGSRRERPSLAKASAVSFAGTTGPEQDFSQHNNSTAGWGDSPALGTGDGEELAEEPGAPHGGADAAHKVPPSAGHQEGAERPREPPVVVAQPQPQRGDEAAVVELGNDAPAATPKEGLEETSRSIPSQDHAEVEQPHAGPIASSSHPSSSDVQRAAAEKLEAEVCPQGALDVPAGAMCHEEVAAQEDTRIPPAKVLEKGSSQPEPLGPRDSEMVPARSQSKELAPAGRQAQGCPRETQADSSIETGICPWEESGGDPQHPREELGMEKPPATPSERLEGPLEGRKVEVCPWETPEQGRTMRAETCPWDMEGAQPEQGGQEGERTRVVKWGKSIRSNSLGLVGAPKPPNPAASSSELPEGTPRSARALVCPWEVVGADSGAEGIRPWERVAAVSNARKTEDGDISQGKNGISPQAAAPGGTGGMGLAADKGSTQQGCPYPGEGAEQPSTGLAAGHSALPKASSKRAGPISSSKANIRPWEVEDEPLAKAEICPWEEPAAPLGKDRASQDTRGTSKGENKPATRGLERIKPKLAEMGAHQPEHRNTKIFANLIRKSLESSKAKSKKSQSMESIKEEVCPWESLGTEQPMEQPRARNPALPKAPPDTLGIQRTSQSGESLKAEVCPWEAPGAQSMDKAEICPWEVAAAPSGKEESRQDKDGLSIGSRSSSTSEGAFKEIGHSTPAEEKASEESLKAEVCPWEAPEAQSMDKAEICPWEVAAAPSAKEESRQDKDGLSIGSRSPSTSEGVCRETGHSTPTEEKASAESLKAEVCPWEAPEAQSMDKAEMCPWEAAAAPSQQLRAKQGPGGVPRGDKRIRRQAALPSLGTALERGSSEREAACPWESLDMGQPMEQPRARSPALPRAPPRTSQSGESLKAEVCPWEAPELESMDKAEICPWEVAAAPTSKEESRQDKDGLSIGSRSSSTGEGVCRETGHSTHTEEKASTESLKAEVCPWEAPGAQSMDKAEICPWEAAAAPSGKEESRQDKDGLSIGRKSPSTSEGAFKKIGHSTPAEEKASGESLKAEVCPWEAPGAQSMDKAEICPWEAAAAPSQQLRAKQGPGGVPRGDKRIRRQAALPSLGTALERGSSEREAACPWESLDMGQPMEQPRARSPALPRAPPRTSQSGESLKAEVCPWEAPGAQSTDKAEICPWEVAAAPSAKEESRQDKDSLSIGSKSPSTSEGVCRETGHSTPAEEKASMESLKAEVCPWEAPGAQSIDKAEICPWEVAAAPSKSLPSEAAGACKPGEKGSSEREAICPWESLDMEEQSLKTATGKGPSKKSDSTESRKAEICPWEAAEPNGTEEESPQGADGASSTGMGEAKPVVGASPMSPAAPQSKPKGRPGSEAKHKPLSRIQPPRGPRAELLPWDMGTAPGAGSSPSPAEVCPWEAEEAPPASDKTSTDMRKTSEVCPWGVEGADATRSGTKAGVCPWDHE